A window from Pangasianodon hypophthalmus isolate fPanHyp1 chromosome 4, fPanHyp1.pri, whole genome shotgun sequence encodes these proteins:
- the LOC113540092 gene encoding synaptopodin-2 isoform X2, with protein MSAQDYACVTVRGRAPWGFQLRRSDTEPHPRVQVHQVEEGSHASKAGLCEDDELVSVNGVSCSSLSLAEVIVLIEKATDCLQLLVKRCCLYPQQKSQSVNTKLQASWRELREPYKSEHQDETHYGETDSDTECPAGNTMVRTEFCIPAPKDRAGPDTSSDGGRRLEITPGAVVELQLSLSQTTLEDTGCTSLGSARGVKGDLCHQPNTENDNTTTNAPGCPFYIPLHEREPLGQRGVLVSSPSALLGQVEVTIQPSGRDSGTETVGASGTKAPANEQQDYAEGEGGHTEEDPTSFSVSFGIPSEEEDSESERELNKPSKHRAKHARLRRSESLSEKQVKEAKSKCKRIALLLTAAAPNPNNKGLLMFKKHRQRAKQYTLVSYGTGENEPEFEDEDNEYDDKETHAVEFTVLATSETEIDEDFFTNSSGHKNIVTFDLDTGLLEIERKLHNQEDMDALPETKGKGALMFAQRRQRIDEIAAEHDEMRSKGIPVEGVQEAEKIYQQVNQHSSIQTNDSQNYIDVNVHHQQQHQQYQQYQEQHYQQQQQHQYQEYQQQMQYHQQQQHYQQQQECQQGQQYQPQQYQQQQQVQQYFHTMNGVSSHQTNVVQSSVINRSAKPFSVQNRAAAPFSPSANQEQSYYSDGQGEQIASRDERISVPAIKTGILQDTKRKNKGKPMFTFKEPQKVSPNPELLNLLNRNDKKTGFDSGTEEDYLSLGAEACNFLQSTKVKNKTPPPVAPKPQIHPVTPPWSPQPEIASQQFHQDAENNIPVTAREPVPEMESSAIPEEEPSTAPASDQHEASTKLHSQVQPEAVNAWGLSETQIQSGQQIDSWHETQSQPQLHTKPEPAVSSWGPSSTQAPEQPPVTAWGPAEVQSQVLAPNQSQMQPSWVTQSQVHSEVQPPASVQTQSQPQPSWVTQSQPQHQLHPQSQINTWVTAPTQSPQQPPWAQNQVSGQASVSSWSQDLNQPQVQPSWAQQQQESQPIPHWTASQQHLQSPWIQPQSQPQPQPTWVSQTQQQTLPQPPVNTWNQSQSLAHTQPPWTHQAQPSSQPTAQMQQQQNPWTSVPPQSQPQPTWAQQPQEHPQQTMNSWAPEQNKMQPPWSQPQSPAQAQPPWSHPPQQQTPPQSQSQTALSTWTPRPQQGPVITMGSTESQKLAQPFKPWSAPQTSQPPPPHQLNSNTPRSRVPSHMPASTMPGMGSASGMGSAFEMPALRGKGAELFAKRQSRMEKYVVDSSTVQANKALGRSSSLSPPVRLSPLGLGSRSASVSPSPTPSSHATYTSRSTERQVFWVEKGRKPPTPWEAASRHPLGLVDEAFAHQDMQHSIASNLRSAAHRKMLPEPPAEWKAKVAYESPPKSQGWRMNQSSLSFLSPTKSTVSAPAAPVPYGSPLRQSQPPRSMTEASLGSSMSGLQCRRPLGQSVYRSTYSNTWRW; from the exons GTTGAAGAAGGCAGCCATGCATCCAAGGCTGGTCTGTGTGAGGATGATGAGCTCGTGTCTGTTAATGGAGTATCCTGCTCCAGCCTCAGCCTTGCAGAGGTTATTGTTCTCATTGAGAAAGCCACTGACTGTCTGCAACTGCTGGTAAAAAG ATGCTGTTTATACCCTCAACAGAAGTCTCAGTCAGTTAACACCAAACTCCAGGCTTCCTGGAGGGAATTGAGGGAACCCTACAAATCTGAGCATCAGGATGAGACACAttatggagagacagacagtgataCAGAGTGCCCTGCAGGAAACACCATGGTCCGAACCGAATTTTGCATTCCAGCTCCCAAGGACAGAGCTGGACCAGACACCTCTAGTGATGGAGGGCGCAGGTTAGAAATCACTCCAGGAGCTGTAGTGGAATTGCAGTTGTCACTCTCTCAGACCACCCTGGAAGACACAGGCTGTACCTCATTAGGAAGTGCTCGTGGAGTTAAAGGAGACTTGTGCCACCAACCAAACACTGAAAATGACAACACTACAACTAATGCACCAGGCTGCCCTTTCTATATACCATTGCATGAGAGAGAGCCTCTAGGTCAGCGAGGCGTGCTTGTCAGTTCTCCCTCTGCTTTGCTGGGACAGGTGGAGGTTACCATACAGCCGTCTGGGAGGGACTCTGGAACAGAAACAGTGGGGGCCAGTGGGACTAAGGCACCAGCTAATGAACAACAGGATTATGCTGAGGGAGAAGGAGGGCACACTGAGGAAGATCCcacctccttctctgtctccttTGGAATTCCATCAGAAGAGGAGGACTCTGAGTCAGAAAGGGAGCTCAACAAGCCCAGCAAGCACCGGGCAAAGCACGCCA GGCTCCGCCGAAGTGAAAGCCTGTCTGAGAAGCAGGTGAAGGAGGCCAAGTCTAAATGTAAGCGTATTGCCCTCCTCCTGACTGCTGCTGCCCCCAACCCTAATAACAAGGGGTTGTTAATGTTCAAGAAGCATAGACAAAGGGCCAAGCAGTACACACTTGTAAGCTACGGAACCGGAGAGAATGAACCAGAATTTGAGGACGAAGACAACGAATACGATGACAAGGAAACACATGCTGTTGAGTTCACAGTTCTAGCCACCAGCGAAACTGAAATTGATGAAGATTTTTTCACAAATTCCTCAGGCCACAAGAACATTGTAACCTTTGATTTGGATACTGGACTGCTCGAGATAGAGCGCAAGCTCCACAACCAAGAGGATATGGATGCACTCCCTGAAACCAAGGGCAAAGGGGCCCTGATGTTTGCACAGCGTAGGCAACGTATTGATGAAATAGCAGCTGAACATGATGAGATGAGAAGTAAAGGGATTCCTGTTGAGGGTGTCCAGGAAGCTGAGAAAATTTACCAACAGGTGAATCAGCATTCTTCCATTCAGACTAATGACAGCCAGAATTATATTGATGTAAATGTGCACCaccaacagcaacaccagcagTACCAACAATACCAAGAACAGCATTatcagcagcaacagcagcatcaATATCAAGAATACCAACAGCAGATGCAGTACCATCAGCAGCAACAGCATTACCAGCAACAGCAGGAATGCCAGCAGGGGCAACAATATCAGCCTCAACAGtaccaacaacagcagcaagtGCAACAATACTTTCATACTATGAATGGCGTGTCTAGTCACCAAACGAATGTAGTGCAATCATCAGTTATTAATAGAAGTGCCAAACCATTCTCAGTTCAGAATAGAGCAGCAGCCCCATTTTCCCCGTCTGCAAACCAAGAGCAGTCTTATTATTCAGATGGACAAGGGGAACAAATTGCTTCCAGAGATGAGCGAATTTCTGTACCTGCAATCAAAACAGGAATCTTACAAGAtacaaagagaaagaacaaaggtAAACCCATGTTCACTTTTAAAGAGCCTCAAAAAGTTTCTCCAAATCCAGAGCTGCTGAATCTTCTCAACAGGAATGACAAGAAGACAGGCTTTGATTCTGGAACAGAGGAGGATTATCTAAGCTTGGGGGCAGAGGCCTGCAACTTTTTACAGTCCACTAAAGTAAAGAACAAAACCCCACCACCAGTTGCTCCCAAACCTCAGATACACCCAGTTACTCCTCCATGGTCACCACAACCAGAAATTGCAAGCCAGCAATTTCATCAAGATGCTGAAAATAACATCCCTGTAACTGCCAGGGAACCTGTCCCTGAAATGGAGTCCTCAGCCATACCAGAAGAAGAACCGTCCACAGCACCTGCTTCTGATCAACATGAAGCTTCTACCAAACTCCACTCACAGGTTCAACCAGAAGCAGTTAATGCATGGGGTCTATCTGAGACACAAATACAGTCGGGCCAGCAAATAGATTCTTGGCATGAGACTCAATCTCAGCCACAGTTACACACAAAGCCAGAGCCTGCTGTTAGCTCTTGGGGTCCTTCTTCAACTCAGGCTCCTGAGCAGCCACCAGTAACTGCTTGGGGTCCAGCTGAGGTTCAGTCACAAGTCCTTGCCCCAAATCAGTCACAGATGCAGCCATCTTGGGTGACACAATCTCAAGTCCATTCAGAAGTGCAACCACCCGCATCTGTTCAAACACAGTCACAGCCCCAGCCTTCCTGGGTGACCCAAAGTCAACCCCAACATCAACTCCACCCTCAGTCTCAAATTAATACATGGGTAACAGCTCCAACTCAATCACCACAGCAACCCCCATGGGCCCAAAATCAAGTGTCAGGACAGGCCTCTGTCAGTTCTTGGTCCCAAGATCTAAATCAGCCCCAAGTACAGCCATCCTGGGCCCAACAGCAACAAGAATCTCAACCAATACCACATTGGACAGCCTCTCAACAGCATCTCCAGTCCCCTTGGATTCAACCTCAAAGCCAGCCACAGCCTCAACCAACTTGGGTCTCTCAGACCCAACAGCAAACCCTGCCACAACCACCAGTAAATACATGGAATCAATCTCAGAGTCTAGCTCATACACAGCCACCATGGACTCATCAGGCTCAACCATCCTCTCAACCTACAGCACAAATGCAGCAGCAACAGAATCCTTGGACTTCAGTACCCCCCCAGTCACAACCACAACCAACATGGGCACAACAGCCTCAAGAGCATCCACAGCAAACAATGAATTCATGGGCACCAGAGCAGAACAAAATGCAGCCACCCTGGAGTCAGCCACAATCTCCAGCTCAGGCACAACCTCCATGGTCTCATCCACCTCAGCAACAGACCCCACCACAGTCTCAGTCTCAAACAGCTTTAAGTACATGGACACCACGACCCCAGCAAGGTCCAGTCATTACCATGGGTTCTACTGAAAGTCAGAAACTGGCTCAGCCATTCAAACCTTGGAGTGCACCTCAGACCTCTCaacctcctcctccacatcaACTGAACTCAAATACACCTAGATCAAGGGTACCTTCACACATGCCAGCAAGTACAATGCCTGGAATGGGTTCAGCCTCTGGAATGGGTTCAGCTTTTGAGATGCCAGCCTTGCGAGGGAAAGGTGCTGAACTTTTTGCTAAGAGGCAATCCAGAATGGAAAAGTATGTGGTGGATTCTTCTACAGTGCAGGCTAACAAG gcACTTGGAAGAAGCTCCTCACTATCGCCTCCTGTTAGACTGTCACCACTGGGCCTTGGTTCCAGGTCTGCATCTGTTTCTCCGTCACCTACACCTTCATCTCACGCAACCTACACCTCTCGTtcaacagagagacaggtatTCTGGGTGGAGAAGGGACGCAAGCCCCCAACCCCATGGGAGGCAGCATCACGCCACCCACTGGGTCTAGTGGATGAAGCCTTTGCCCATCAGGACATGCAACACTCTATTGCTTCTAATCTGCGCTCAGCAGCCCATCGCAAAATGCTACCCGAACCTCCGGCTGAGTGGAAGGCCAAGGTTGCATATGAGTCTCCACCAAAGAGCCAGGGCTGGAGAATGAATCAATCATCTTTGTCTTTCCTTTCCCCAACCAAAAGCACAGTATCTGCCCCTGCTGCTCCGGTACCATATGGATCACCTTTGAGGCAGTCTCAGCCACCTAGATCTATGACTGAGGCCAGTCTTGGCTCCTCTATGTCTGGGCTACAGTGCAGAAGGCCTTTGGGACAGTCAGTATATAGAAGCACATACAGTAACACCTGGAGATGGTAA
- the LOC113540092 gene encoding synaptopodin-2 isoform X1 has translation MSAQDYACVTVRGRAPWGFQLRRSDTEPHPRVQVHQVEEGSHASKAGLCEDDELVSVNGVSCSSLSLAEVIVLIEKATDCLQLLVKRCCLYPQQKSQSVNTKLQASWRELREPYKSEHQDETHYGETDSDTECPAGNTMVRTEFCIPAPKDRAGPDTSSDGGRRLEITPGAVVELQLSLSQTTLEDTGCTSLGSARGVKGDLCHQPNTENDNTTTNAPGCPFYIPLHEREPLGQRGVLVSSPSALLGQVEVTIQPSGRDSGTETVGASGTKAPANEQQDYAEGEGGHTEEDPTSFSVSFGIPSEEEDSESERELNKPSKHRAKHARLRRSESLSEKQVKEAKSKCKRIALLLTAAAPNPNNKGLLMFKKHRQRAKQYTLVSYGTGENEPEFEDEDNEYDDKETHAVEFTVLATSETEIDEDFFTNSSGHKNIVTFDLDTGLLEIERKLHNQEDMDALPETKGKGALMFAQRRQRIDEIAAEHDEMRSKGIPVEGVQEAEKIYQQVNQHSSIQTNDSQNYIDVNVHHQQQHQQYQQYQEQHYQQQQQHQYQEYQQQMQYHQQQQHYQQQQECQQGQQYQPQQYQQQQQVQQYFHTMNGVSSHQTNVVQSSVINRSAKPFSVQNRAAAPFSPSANQEQSYYSDGQGEQIASRDERISVPAIKTGILQDTKRKNKGKPMFTFKEPQKVSPNPELLNLLNRNDKKTGFDSGTEEDYLSLGAEACNFLQSTKVKNKTPPPVAPKPQIHPVTPPWSPQPEIASQQFHQDAENNIPVTAREPVPEMESSAIPEEEPSTAPASDQHEASTKLHSQVQPEAVNAWGLSETQIQSGQQIDSWHETQSQPQLHTKPEPAVSSWGPSSTQAPEQPPVTAWGPAEVQSQVLAPNQSQMQPSWVTQSQVHSEVQPPASVQTQSQPQPSWVTQSQPQHQLHPQSQINTWVTAPTQSPQQPPWAQNQVSGQASVSSWSQDLNQPQVQPSWAQQQQESQPIPHWTASQQHLQSPWIQPQSQPQPQPTWVSQTQQQTLPQPPVNTWNQSQSLAHTQPPWTHQAQPSSQPTAQMQQQQNPWTSVPPQSQPQPTWAQQPQEHPQQTMNSWAPEQNKMQPPWSQPQSPAQAQPPWSHPPQQQTPPQSQSQTALSTWTPRPQQGPVITMGSTESQKLAQPFKPWSAPQTSQPPPPHQLNSNTPRSRVPSHMPASTMPGMGSASGMGSAFEMPALRGKGAELFAKRQSRMEKYVVDSSTVQANKARSLSPSPSLPASWKYSSNCRAPPPLAYNPLQSPSYPLSAIKQPPSSSSALKNKNKVTEKGKPAPKPLNVLDVMKHQPYQLNSSLFTYGPAAEKLAAEKEAAEKLAAQKANEAQAQTQAQAQPQAPDPYAFIPQQHQPPQQPCAIPVPSPAMHEGPYHHTHNSYQPTPNAYQQVPYQQIYNPPHAYQQPPSNSYQQSPSIPYQQPPPYQAGPYPASQAPCYQPTPTSYVVPTCPVAGRADSATGCSTLAAPKPKFSAKKIDAQVWKPSAAESVDK, from the exons GTTGAAGAAGGCAGCCATGCATCCAAGGCTGGTCTGTGTGAGGATGATGAGCTCGTGTCTGTTAATGGAGTATCCTGCTCCAGCCTCAGCCTTGCAGAGGTTATTGTTCTCATTGAGAAAGCCACTGACTGTCTGCAACTGCTGGTAAAAAG ATGCTGTTTATACCCTCAACAGAAGTCTCAGTCAGTTAACACCAAACTCCAGGCTTCCTGGAGGGAATTGAGGGAACCCTACAAATCTGAGCATCAGGATGAGACACAttatggagagacagacagtgataCAGAGTGCCCTGCAGGAAACACCATGGTCCGAACCGAATTTTGCATTCCAGCTCCCAAGGACAGAGCTGGACCAGACACCTCTAGTGATGGAGGGCGCAGGTTAGAAATCACTCCAGGAGCTGTAGTGGAATTGCAGTTGTCACTCTCTCAGACCACCCTGGAAGACACAGGCTGTACCTCATTAGGAAGTGCTCGTGGAGTTAAAGGAGACTTGTGCCACCAACCAAACACTGAAAATGACAACACTACAACTAATGCACCAGGCTGCCCTTTCTATATACCATTGCATGAGAGAGAGCCTCTAGGTCAGCGAGGCGTGCTTGTCAGTTCTCCCTCTGCTTTGCTGGGACAGGTGGAGGTTACCATACAGCCGTCTGGGAGGGACTCTGGAACAGAAACAGTGGGGGCCAGTGGGACTAAGGCACCAGCTAATGAACAACAGGATTATGCTGAGGGAGAAGGAGGGCACACTGAGGAAGATCCcacctccttctctgtctccttTGGAATTCCATCAGAAGAGGAGGACTCTGAGTCAGAAAGGGAGCTCAACAAGCCCAGCAAGCACCGGGCAAAGCACGCCA GGCTCCGCCGAAGTGAAAGCCTGTCTGAGAAGCAGGTGAAGGAGGCCAAGTCTAAATGTAAGCGTATTGCCCTCCTCCTGACTGCTGCTGCCCCCAACCCTAATAACAAGGGGTTGTTAATGTTCAAGAAGCATAGACAAAGGGCCAAGCAGTACACACTTGTAAGCTACGGAACCGGAGAGAATGAACCAGAATTTGAGGACGAAGACAACGAATACGATGACAAGGAAACACATGCTGTTGAGTTCACAGTTCTAGCCACCAGCGAAACTGAAATTGATGAAGATTTTTTCACAAATTCCTCAGGCCACAAGAACATTGTAACCTTTGATTTGGATACTGGACTGCTCGAGATAGAGCGCAAGCTCCACAACCAAGAGGATATGGATGCACTCCCTGAAACCAAGGGCAAAGGGGCCCTGATGTTTGCACAGCGTAGGCAACGTATTGATGAAATAGCAGCTGAACATGATGAGATGAGAAGTAAAGGGATTCCTGTTGAGGGTGTCCAGGAAGCTGAGAAAATTTACCAACAGGTGAATCAGCATTCTTCCATTCAGACTAATGACAGCCAGAATTATATTGATGTAAATGTGCACCaccaacagcaacaccagcagTACCAACAATACCAAGAACAGCATTatcagcagcaacagcagcatcaATATCAAGAATACCAACAGCAGATGCAGTACCATCAGCAGCAACAGCATTACCAGCAACAGCAGGAATGCCAGCAGGGGCAACAATATCAGCCTCAACAGtaccaacaacagcagcaagtGCAACAATACTTTCATACTATGAATGGCGTGTCTAGTCACCAAACGAATGTAGTGCAATCATCAGTTATTAATAGAAGTGCCAAACCATTCTCAGTTCAGAATAGAGCAGCAGCCCCATTTTCCCCGTCTGCAAACCAAGAGCAGTCTTATTATTCAGATGGACAAGGGGAACAAATTGCTTCCAGAGATGAGCGAATTTCTGTACCTGCAATCAAAACAGGAATCTTACAAGAtacaaagagaaagaacaaaggtAAACCCATGTTCACTTTTAAAGAGCCTCAAAAAGTTTCTCCAAATCCAGAGCTGCTGAATCTTCTCAACAGGAATGACAAGAAGACAGGCTTTGATTCTGGAACAGAGGAGGATTATCTAAGCTTGGGGGCAGAGGCCTGCAACTTTTTACAGTCCACTAAAGTAAAGAACAAAACCCCACCACCAGTTGCTCCCAAACCTCAGATACACCCAGTTACTCCTCCATGGTCACCACAACCAGAAATTGCAAGCCAGCAATTTCATCAAGATGCTGAAAATAACATCCCTGTAACTGCCAGGGAACCTGTCCCTGAAATGGAGTCCTCAGCCATACCAGAAGAAGAACCGTCCACAGCACCTGCTTCTGATCAACATGAAGCTTCTACCAAACTCCACTCACAGGTTCAACCAGAAGCAGTTAATGCATGGGGTCTATCTGAGACACAAATACAGTCGGGCCAGCAAATAGATTCTTGGCATGAGACTCAATCTCAGCCACAGTTACACACAAAGCCAGAGCCTGCTGTTAGCTCTTGGGGTCCTTCTTCAACTCAGGCTCCTGAGCAGCCACCAGTAACTGCTTGGGGTCCAGCTGAGGTTCAGTCACAAGTCCTTGCCCCAAATCAGTCACAGATGCAGCCATCTTGGGTGACACAATCTCAAGTCCATTCAGAAGTGCAACCACCCGCATCTGTTCAAACACAGTCACAGCCCCAGCCTTCCTGGGTGACCCAAAGTCAACCCCAACATCAACTCCACCCTCAGTCTCAAATTAATACATGGGTAACAGCTCCAACTCAATCACCACAGCAACCCCCATGGGCCCAAAATCAAGTGTCAGGACAGGCCTCTGTCAGTTCTTGGTCCCAAGATCTAAATCAGCCCCAAGTACAGCCATCCTGGGCCCAACAGCAACAAGAATCTCAACCAATACCACATTGGACAGCCTCTCAACAGCATCTCCAGTCCCCTTGGATTCAACCTCAAAGCCAGCCACAGCCTCAACCAACTTGGGTCTCTCAGACCCAACAGCAAACCCTGCCACAACCACCAGTAAATACATGGAATCAATCTCAGAGTCTAGCTCATACACAGCCACCATGGACTCATCAGGCTCAACCATCCTCTCAACCTACAGCACAAATGCAGCAGCAACAGAATCCTTGGACTTCAGTACCCCCCCAGTCACAACCACAACCAACATGGGCACAACAGCCTCAAGAGCATCCACAGCAAACAATGAATTCATGGGCACCAGAGCAGAACAAAATGCAGCCACCCTGGAGTCAGCCACAATCTCCAGCTCAGGCACAACCTCCATGGTCTCATCCACCTCAGCAACAGACCCCACCACAGTCTCAGTCTCAAACAGCTTTAAGTACATGGACACCACGACCCCAGCAAGGTCCAGTCATTACCATGGGTTCTACTGAAAGTCAGAAACTGGCTCAGCCATTCAAACCTTGGAGTGCACCTCAGACCTCTCaacctcctcctccacatcaACTGAACTCAAATACACCTAGATCAAGGGTACCTTCACACATGCCAGCAAGTACAATGCCTGGAATGGGTTCAGCCTCTGGAATGGGTTCAGCTTTTGAGATGCCAGCCTTGCGAGGGAAAGGTGCTGAACTTTTTGCTAAGAGGCAATCCAGAATGGAAAAGTATGTGGTGGATTCTTCTACAGTGCAGGCTAACAAGGCAAGATCTTTGTCACCTTCTCCATCTTTACCAGCCTCATGGAAATATTCATCTAATTGTCGTGCTCCTCCACCTTTGGCATACAATCCACTACAGTCACCCTCATATCCACTAAGCGCTATTAAGCAACCTCCCTCTTCCAGCTCTGccttaaagaacaaaaataaagtcacagagaaAGGGAAACCTGCACCCAAACCACTTAATGTTTTGGATGTCATGAAGCATCAACCTTACCAACTAAATTCTTCGCTTTTCACCTATGGGCCAGCAGCAGAAAAACTTGCTGCAGAAAAAGAAGCAGCTGAAAAGCTTGCTGCTCAAAAAGCAAATGAAGCCCAAGCTCAAACCCAAGCCCAAGCTCAGCCTCAAGCTCCAGACCCCTatgcttttataccacagcaacaccAGCCACCCCAACAGCCCTGTGCTATACCTGTTCCCTCTCCTGCTATGCATGAAGGCCCTTATCACCACACTCATAACAGCTACCAGCCCACCCCCAATGCTTATCAACAAGTCCCCTATCAGCAAATATATAATCCACCACATGCTTACCAACAACCTCCTTCCAACTCTTACCAACAATCACCAAGTATTCCCTACCAGCAGCCCCCTCCATATCAAGCTGGCCCATATCCAGCTTCCCAAGCACCATGCTACCAACCAACTCCAACCTCTTATGTAGTGCCTACTTGTCCAGTAGCAGGAAGAGCAGATTCAGCTACAGGATGTAGCACTCTTGCTGCTCCAAAACCAAAGTTCTCAGCCAAAAAAATTGATGCACAGGTGTGGAAACCCAGTGCAGCTGAAAGTGTTGATAAATAG